The genomic window CGAAGAAGTCGCTTTCCCGGCGTCTACAGGCGAGGCATACGAAAGACGAGAAGCTCGGAGCGAGGCTCAGGCTCGTCCGCCCAAAGAAGATGGTTATTGTCGATGCGAATAGTGCCGGTCAAGACCGGACAGCGGATGTTCCGGTCTGCAAGATAGGTTGCCATCTCTTGAGCGCTGGCGTCTAATGGTGTGCGGATACCTTGTTGCCCGGATAGACAATCATCGTGGTGTAATACGCCGCAGAGGACAATTGGCTCCTCCAGCGAGGACAGCAGATTCACAGTGTTTCGGAAGTTCATCCCGACATTGCCGCCAACGTCGTTGAGGATATAAATCCGGTCTGCCGCAACGCGCAGGCGCTGTAATTTCTGACGTACCTGGATACGCAGCAATTCATGATTGAGACGAGGGTCCACACACACCTGAGCCAACGCTGCCGCCATTATCTTCTCAAGCTTAGGCTTTTTTGAGGCCCTCATTGCCAACCATCGCCCCCTCGGCGTAGCCCGTAAGCGGCTTCAAAAAGCTGGCAAATTCAAGGGGGAAGATGAACTTTGTTGCTGGACTGCTACCGAGGACCTTGAGCGCTTCCAGATATTGCAAGCTCAAGGTCTTGGAATCCACCGTCTGCGCCACCTGATAAATTTTTCCGAGCGCGAGCGCAAAGCCTTCCGCGCGTAGCGAGGCGGACTGACGCTCGCCTTCGGCGGCCAAAATCGTCGCTTGTTGCCCGCCTTCGGCCTTCAAAATAGCCGCCTGCTTCTCGCCTTCGGCGATGGTGATCGCCGCCTGCTTCTTCCCATCCGCTTCGGTGACCAGGGCGCGCCGGCTCCGCTCCGCCGACATCTGGCGCGTCATCGCATCCTGCACCTCGTGCGGCGGAGTGATCTCTTTGATCTCGACGATGGTGACTTTGACTCCCCAGCGCGCGGTGACTTCATCCAGCTTGTCGCGTAAAAGTTGGTTGATAACTTCTCGCTTGGCAAGCACGTCGTCGAGGATAATGTCGCCGATAATGGCGCGGAGCGTGGTCGTGGCGATGCCGGCCGACGC from Candidatus Binatia bacterium includes these protein-coding regions:
- a CDS encoding SPFH domain-containing protein, with translation MSDFNIVIAAVFVLFAVILFSTAIRIVPEYRRLVIFRLGRALARERGPGLVLLIPIVDKAVSVDLREQFLEVPAQTCITRDNAPISIDFLIYWKVVEPRASVIQVANLGGASAGIATTTLRAIIGDIILDDVLAKREVINQLLRDKLDEVTARWGVKVTIVEIKEITPPHEVQDAMTRQMSAERSRRALVTEADGKKQAAITIAEGEKQAAILKAEGGQQATILAAEGERQSASLRAEGFALALGKIYQVAQTVDSKTLSLQYLEALKVLGSSPATKFIFPLEFASFLKPLTGYAEGAMVGNEGLKKA